Within Coffea arabica cultivar ET-39 chromosome 4e, Coffea Arabica ET-39 HiFi, whole genome shotgun sequence, the genomic segment CTTGTCTGGGCAGGGATTTTTAGGCTTGAGCGGAGCAGTTGTAATTCAAGTGTACGACACTTTGTTTGAAGGCAATCCTTGCACTTTCTTGTTAATCCTCGCACTGCTTCCTACTCTCATTTCCATCTTGCTTATGTGGTTGGTCAAGATTGATGCAGCAGCACGCACCAGAGATGAGAAGAAATATTTGAATGGCTTCTCTGTAGTTTCCCTGGTCGTTGCTGCCTACCTTATGATCCTAATAATCTTGGAAAATGCCGTCACTTTGCCACTATGGTCTCGAATCATTACCTTTCTTGTTCTCCTTTCTCTGCTGTCTTCACCCCTTGGTGTTGCATGTAAAGCTCAGAGTGATAGCTCACTGAACCTTGCATACACATCTTCCGTCGGGACTCCTTTGATGGATGAGGCTGAGCCAATTAAGCAGGAGACAACGTCGTCTCAACCTGCAAATCCCGTGGACATTCATCCTGATGATGATGAAGTTCAAAACAAATCCGGCTCTGAGGATATGCTCAACCCTGGAGCGGAGTTAAACCTCTTCCAAGCAATGAGAACTGTCAACTTCTGGTTGCTGTTCATTGCTATGATATGTGGGATGGGTTCAGGGCTGGCCACAACAAACAACATCAGCCAAATAGGACAATCTCTTGGCTACTCAACTGTCGAGAGGAGTACACTGGTTTCGTTGTGGAGCATCTGGAACTTTTTAGGCCGCTTTGGAGCTGGATATGCATCGGATATTTTCCTCCACAGGAGAGGCTGGGCAAGGCCTTTGCTCATGGCTCTTACGCTAGCAGCCATGACCGCTGGCCATGTGGTTATTGCTTCTGGATTTTCTGGGAACTTGTTCATCGGTTCGGTGTTAGTCGGTGTATGCTATGGCTCTCAATGGTCCTTGATGCCTACCATTACCTCCGAGATATTTGGAGTCCGACATTTGGGTACAATATTCAACACGATAGCTGTGGCCAGTCCCATTGGATCTTACGTCCTCTCTGTTAGAGTTATTGGCTACATTTATGACAGACATGCTGCAGGCGAAGAAAATACATGCTACGGCAAGTACTGCTTCATTTCATCTTTCTTCATCTTGGCATCTGTTACTCTCCTCGGATTCCTCGTTGCACTGGCACTATTTTTCAGGACGAGAAGGTTTTATTCCCAGCTTCTGATTCGATGGTTGAGGCGCGCTGCAACCTTCTAGAGTTAGGTTCTTGTATCTCGGGTATGTATGCATGAATGACAATTAATCATATGATGATTCGATGAGAATGAGCTTGAGCCTCAGGACAAGAATCCCTGGTTCGTTTAATTCATCTCAGGGACTGGAGTGAATTATATAAGAAGTTGAGCAGGGCTTAGCAGCAGCCGAGTTTTGACTAAGGCTGTTTCAATAAATGTTTCTTTTATACGACCTTTCAAGAGTTTCAAGAATGGCTTACAGCAGCAATTCGCCTAGCACTTCAACGTCTACAATCAGGTTCTGTGGCAAATATGTGAATCCTCCACGCGTCAGTGTTTCATAgaatgatatatatattttctcctttttcacGTTGAATGGTTTCTTGcgggtgattttttttttttttttttggtttctatATATAATTAACTAGCATTTTATCACCTTAGGCATGCTAATTATAAGTGAAGTGACTAACCCAAAGTAAAGTGAAAGGCAAAGCAAAAATCTTGAGTAGTGTAAGtaggattaatcttttttacactgacagtgtatacacttttagcgttggatgaatgacaactatgtaaaatttaaatttgaaattcaacttttgcacatatgtcatgaatcaaacggtgatagtatatacactgtcagtgtatataagatttacttgtGTAAATAATGCTGAAAAGGAAAACAcaaaacatgcaaaagaaaGTATATGTTACTATAGTAAGATATAAATCCATAGATTTGCTGAagtaaaaagtaagaaaatttgTATTACCAAATGTGAGGAAACAAGAAGGTGAAAGAAGCTTACTCTCTGCTATGTGAGAATGAGaaggaaataaaacaagaaggaaataaatcacaataataattttatctaaaaaaGTAGTCTATGAAAGCTAAACTAAGCTATTACTTTGTCTTTCAATCTAATTGTTATAAATAGATGAAGTACAATTGATAATTCATCAAAATGTTAACTTTCTTATGAAAGACAAACtaactttaaagaaaaatataaatatctGATCTGGTTAGGTAATTGAGAATAAGTTGAGTTGTTGAAGAATGATTGTATTATTTGACTTATAACTTATTACAAGCAAAGCAAAGGAAAATAGGAGAACCACGTAATGTGTAAGTTGGCTTGTTAAAATCTAATAAtgcaataagtttggaaaaactttttctctccaaattgaaacttataacaaataggaaaaaaaatgcaaatctaaCTATTACCACGAAAACAACAACAAAgagcatttaatcaaatataatAGAGATACACATATTTTTGTCATTTAGATGTTAATGCATTCCTTTGattaagaaaggaaaaaattaactGTCATAAAAAACACATGTTAAACTATAAATGAATCAAAATAGAATTGATAACAAAAATATATGAACATGAAGTCAAATGCTGCCAAATATTTtaatataaacaaattaaaataaatttgaaacTGAAAAATGCACACTACATTAAGCAGCAgtaataatatttttctttataataaGATGGAATTAGTTTTAAATAATCTTTTCCGTTAcattaacaaaataacaaaatgtcAAACAATATAACAATTTGAAAAAATCCATGCAATTCGATGATTTTTAACTAGTGCAACTTTGTCAAATATAACTTTAGATAACAATTTATaatgaataaatataaatataaattcaaataataatgataataatgtCGTAATCCAATTAAAAATTAAgttaatatatcaaatataacTTGAAATGATCATGTAAATGATAGTTAAATTATATTTCTTCAAAATCTACAGTTTGAAAAGTCTATTAAAAGTATTTCAACCTTATAATTGTGAGTAGAGGACTTTGCTCCCCTGGTTAACCTTATAAAGTAATGCCAAATCCATAAGACAATATCAAGTCCATAGAAAAAGCTCAAAATTCACCCATAGTGCCACGTATTAGTAAGGAAAGTTGCTACAGTAACTTTAGCCCTTTGCTTATCTTATAGTATATATATAGTAAGACATAATATACTCGAATTGTGCTACACATATTTGTTGCACTAAAGCATTTTATCCAGAAATGTCTCACAAAGTTTGCCTACTGTGCTTTTCAATCTATTAACAAAATTACCCACAATCAATcattcagaaaaaaaaattgtaaaaccATTCAGAAGAAAAAACTCACCGAATTCGTAAAAGTGTACCTTTTTAAGTTAATTTTGGCTATTTTAATAGCGGCTTTTGACAAAATGAcctaaaaaaaagaatttttttgactttttttgacaaaaaaaatttttttgtgacTTGTTTTGCTATTTGCTCTTTCCCTTTTTCCCTGTTCAATTAATTTAAAGGGTATTTTCAGGTTCCCTTTTACAAGCTTGCACAACCTTCCCTTTTCCTCATGACCAACTTAAACGGCATTCTAACTTGAAGTGTCAGCCAAGAGAGTTGCCATTACAAATTAATGATGTGGAAATTCAATCCATATgttcaacaaaagaaaaggaaagtaaAAAATACATACACGTTGAACTTCTGATTCTCCCGTAGTTTTTCATTagcacatttttcaatcatctttttacctcatatatatcaaatcgctacaggaTATTATCATTCGAACATGGCGGTTTGTTTTCTTGCAAAACAAATGTATGATCTATCCAGAATTTGCAATCATCAGCTGGGAGATAGATGAAGGGGAGTCTGAGGCTGAGCAGGTTGTTTATGCATGCATGTTTCCAATTTCATGATTTGATGAGAATTAGAAACAATGATCGGAGGACACAAGGGGCCCCGGAGCTCCAGGAAGGAACTAGTTCTCAAGCTCGTTCCGTTCAGCTCTGTCAAAGTCATGGGCTTAATCAGGGCTGGCAACATACTCTTGAGCCAATGTTTCAATATTTGTCTGTCACAGTTTTCTAAGTATTCAAGACACAATTTCAGGCAGCATTATGCCATTATTCCCCGTCCCTGCTCCTACATGGTCTAAACCGGTtaggattgctatttttagaaatttttgtaataaaatatattataacgATTTTGATCTATATAATGTTAAAAATTTTGctcacaaaaaatataaaatttttttgttaaaaattacaatccaaacaatctgtttggattaactatttttgaaggtgtttttgaaatattttactgtagtaatgtaggtgaaaattttttattataaaggTCCGTTTGGTTGAACTgaaagggaaaatattttccatcgAAGTCATTTTCCTGGAAAATCACTTCCTTCCCCATAATTTTCCAGTGTTTGGTtattaagtgaaaatattttccaaattccttttttcataattttccgGTGTTTGGTTTgtcaatgaaaatattttctgatatatttgttgatatgttgcaAATATTTTTCTACTATCAAAACATTCATTTCATTGCAAGCTAATTTTAGTTTCTATCCATTATAATTATATTATCATTTCTATAAAATATCTATTCATATTATACCATGAATTCTTAAATGGAATTATT encodes:
- the LOC113741035 gene encoding protein NUCLEAR FUSION DEFECTIVE 4-like, coding for MRVRSYTEGVLKSHHTLAFLSGQGFLGLSGAVVIQVYDTLFEGNPCTFLLILALLPTLISILLMWLVKIDAAARTRDEKKYLNGFSVVSLVVAAYLMILIILENAVTLPLWSRIITFLVLLSLLSSPLGVACKAQSDSSLNLAYTSSVGTPLMDEAEPIKQETTSSQPANPVDIHPDDDEVQNKSGSEDMLNPGAELNLFQAMRTVNFWLLFIAMICGMGSGLATTNNISQIGQSLGYSTVERSTLVSLWSIWNFLGRFGAGYASDIFLHRRGWARPLLMALTLAAMTAGHVVIASGFSGNLFIGSVLVGVCYGSQWSLMPTITSEIFGVRHLGTIFNTIAVASPIGSYVLSVRVIGYIYDRHAAGEENTCYGKYCFISSFFILASVTLLGFLVALALFFRTRRFYSQLLIRWLRRAATF